TTCCCTCTCTCATTCGCTCTTccaaaattttttttttcatttttcttttcaaaaaattCACAGGTCACCTCACGtcaccgactcgagcgcagcgagaggagccacggggtctggggcagagccccagccgccggaggcacaaccccccTGAAACCACCCGGGGACCCTCCCGACAGATGGGTTGCATTTCTTGCTGTAAAATGCGAGTGGGATCGACATAGTTAATTGTGAGACTGCAACAAAGACAGACGGTTAGCGACCTCTGGCGGTCGGCGCACGTGACACGCGTGGAGGACCATATAATGAGAGCAACTCTCCGGTTATAGTAGGACGAAACTTCAAGAAACTTTGGCTGCTCAATCCACGCCTGATCTTGATCTGCTTTGAAACACCAGAACTACTGTAGGTATCAATTGTATTGGCTTTTggttgattgattgatagaCAGATTAATCTATTAATCTATTAACTGagtgattgattgattgactgactgactgactgactgataTACAGTGTTGCTTTGTGATCTAATAGACCACTACGACCACTACTGATATTATTCACTTCCACTACCACAGACGCTGAGACTCTCTGATAACAGTGTGAGTGAGCGAGTTTATACTAAACTGGTGAATACAAGATACAATAACTGGCATTGTTTTGATTAGCATTGGAATTGGATTCTGGCGATATCTGGCTGAAACACACCATGGTCAAGGGAAACGTGATTGCCATTTCGAACCGGCTGCCTGTGACTATCAAACGCAATGAGGACGGCACCTACAAGTACAACATGTCCTCTGGCGGTCTGGTCACAGCGCTCTCGGGTCTCAAAAAGTCGACCAATTTCAAATGGTTTGGTTGGGCAGGTAGGTAGCTTTGGGTgcggggtgtgcctccggcggctggggctgcgccccagaccccccggctcctctcgctgcgctcgagtcgttgcgtcgggcTGTGGTACCTTTCTGGGGGGTGGTATTGCGTGGATAAATACTCTAAGAGTTGGGAATCAGTTAGACTCTTCAGGGGTACCacacgcaacgactcgcGAAGCGAGGAACCAGGGTGTCTGGGAcacagccccagcctcTAGGCATGCGACCCACACGTATTTCCACAGAAACACCgagcaccgactcgagcgaagcgagaggagccacggggtctggggcggagccccagccgccggaggcagcagtGACAAGAGACTAACAGAGTAGGACACGAGATCCCGTTAGAGGACCAGGCTCGTGTGACGAGGGATTTGGAGGAGAAGTTCAGCTGTATCCCGGTGTATTTGAGCGACGAGCTGGCGGATCTTCATTATAATGGGTTCAGTAACTCGATTTTGTGGCCGTTATTTCACTATCATCCAGGTGAGATGAATTTCGATGATGTCGCTTGGGAGGCTTATTGTAAAGCGAATAAGAAGTTTGCCGAGATTGTGGCTGACTATGTTCAGGAAGGAGATCTTGTTTGGGTGCATGATTATCatttgatgctgttgcCTCAGATGCTGAGAGACGAGATGGCCAGGCGAAGACAACAGAAAGAGTCTGCCGAGGCATTCAAATTGTCGATTGGATTCTTCCTTCACACGCCATTCCCTAGTTCGGAGATTTATAGAGTGTTGCCAGTTCGTAAGGAGATTCTTTTGGGAGTGTTACAATGTGATTTGGTGGGATTCCACACCTACGACTATGCTCGACACTTTTTATCGTCGGTGTCACGGATATTGCATATAAACCCGTCTCATAACGGAGTCACTATTGATGGTCGCAATGTGACGGTTGGTGCGTTCCCAATAGGTATTGACGCCGACTCGTTTATTAACGGGCTTAAACAGCCGGATGTACAAGCTCGTATTGATACtttggagaagaagttTGGCGACACAAAGATCATTGTTGGCGTAGACCGTCTGGATTATATTAAAGGAGTTCCGCAAAAGTTCCATgcatttgaaatttttctGGAAGAGCACCCCGAGTGGATTGGAAAGGTCGTTTTTGTGCAAGTGGCTGTGCCGTCTC
The Sugiyamaella lignohabitans strain CBS 10342 chromosome A, complete sequence genome window above contains:
- the TPS1 gene encoding alpha,alpha-trehalose-phosphate synthase (UDP-forming) TPS1 (Synthase subunit of trehalose-6-P synthase/phosphatase complex; synthesizes the storage carbohydrate trehalose; also found in a monomeric form; expression is induced by the stress response and repressed by the Ras-cAMP pathway; protein abundance increases in response to DNA replication stress and in response to prolonged exposure to boric acid; GO_component: GO:0005946 - alpha,alpha-trehalose-phosphate synthase complex (UDP-forming) [Evidence IDA,IMP] [PMID 1425702]; GO_component: GO:0005946 - alpha,alpha-trehalose-phosphate synthase complex (UDP-forming) [Evidence IGI,IMP,IPI] [PMID 9837904]; GO_component: GO:0005737 - cytoplasm [Evidence IEA,IEA]; GO_component: GO:0005737 - cytoplasm [Evidence IDA] [PMID 11914276]; GO_function: GO:0003825 - alpha,alpha-trehalose-phosphate synthase (UDP-forming) activity [Evidence IEA,IEA]; GO_function: GO:0003825 - alpha,alpha-trehalose-phosphate synthase (UDP-forming) activity [Evidence IDA,IMP] [PMID 1425702]; GO_function: GO:0003824 - catalytic activity [Evidence IEA]; GO_function: GO:0016740 - transferase activity [Evidence IEA]; GO_function: GO:0016757 - transferase activity, transferring glycosyl groups [Evidence IEA]; GO_process: GO:0044262 - cellular carbohydrate metabolic process [Evidence IDA,IMP] [PMID 1425702]; GO_process: GO:0034605 - cellular response to heat [Evidence IDA] [PMID 9660948]; GO_process: GO:0034599 - cellular response to oxidative stress [Evidence IMP] [PMID 11483159]; GO_process: GO:0006950 - response to stress [Evidence IEA]; GO_process: GO:0005992 - trehalose biosynthetic process [Evidence IEA]; GO_process: GO:0005992 - trehalose biosynthetic process [Evidence IDA,IMP] [PMID 1425702]), producing MNFDDVAWEAYCKANKKFAEIVADYVQEGDLVWVHDYHLMLLPQMLRDEMARRRQQKESAEAFKLSIGFFLHTPFPSSEIYRVLPVRKEILLGVLQCDLVGFHTYDYARHFLSSVSRILHINPSHNGVTIDGRNVTVGAFPIGIDADSFINGLKQPDVQARIDTLEKKFGDTKIIVGVDRLDYIKGVPQKFHAFEIFLEEHPEWIGKVVFVQVAVPSRQDVEEYQNLRAVVNELVGRINGKFGSVEFTPIHFLHKSIDFKELISLYAVSDVCLVSSTRDGMNLVSYEYVACQEKKNGALILSEFTGAAQSLNGSIIVNPWNTDEMSTAIVDALTMSEEKRRVNHQKLLKYVSKYTAAFWGDNFVSELEKISEATPSS